A genomic region of Candidatus Krumholzibacteriota bacterium contains the following coding sequences:
- a CDS encoding ParA family protein, which produces MHRTETAAFLNQKGGVGKTTSVINTGAGLAILGKRVLIVDLDPQGHLTSFLGIEPEEIDRTVIDLLRGNIDPAQAIISRPLKARLCIDGDESQLSISIIPSSPALSGMEIFLSTSPDGKSALGKSISKISNDFDYILFDCSPSLGIVTINALNASNKVYIPVQTEFLALKSLENLIMEIEEVMVETNNDLVIGGLIATRFDGRKVLSRKVLETLREHYGALLLNSIIRENIDLAESPRFGKDIFSYRPRSYGARDYLNLALEIVGRVTAAENLFSVERGVITATTEENSFITDEITL; this is translated from the coding sequence ATGCACAGGACAGAAACGGCAGCATTCCTTAATCAAAAAGGCGGCGTAGGCAAGACTACGTCGGTAATAAACACCGGGGCCGGACTGGCTATCCTTGGAAAACGCGTACTCATAGTCGATCTTGATCCACAGGGACACCTGACAAGCTTTCTTGGAATCGAACCTGAAGAGATCGACAGGACTGTGATCGATCTGCTGAGAGGCAATATCGATCCGGCGCAGGCTATCATTTCCAGGCCGCTGAAAGCACGCCTCTGCATAGACGGCGATGAATCGCAGCTTTCGATCTCCATAATACCATCTTCGCCCGCCCTGTCGGGAATGGAGATCTTCCTTTCCACGTCTCCCGACGGAAAATCGGCTCTTGGTAAATCCATCTCGAAGATCAGTAATGATTTTGACTATATCCTCTTCGATTGCTCCCCCAGCCTCGGAATAGTCACTATCAACGCTCTCAACGCTTCGAACAAGGTCTATATCCCCGTACAGACTGAATTTCTAGCTCTCAAATCGCTTGAGAACCTGATCATGGAAATAGAAGAAGTGATGGTAGAGACGAACAACGACCTGGTCATCGGCGGATTGATCGCCACGCGCTTCGACGGCCGCAAGGTCCTCAGCCGAAAAGTCCTCGAAACTTTAAGGGAGCATTACGGCGCCCTGCTTCTAAATTCGATCATAAGAGAGAATATCGACCTTGCCGAATCGCCACGATTCGGAAAAGATATCTTCAGTTACAGGCCGAGGAGTTATGGCGCGCGGGATTATCTTAACCTCGCTCTCGAGATCGTCGGCCGCGTCACCGCCGCGGAGAATCTTTTCTCCGTCGAACGCGGAGTCATTACGGCGACGACGGAAGAAAACAGCTTTATTACCGATGAGATCACACTGTAG
- a CDS encoding slipin family protein, with translation MNITSSTTESKPVNFVSGLVFVLLMAANGIIHYFELISIGWFIIGTIISLVIASSIRIANQWEKGVVLRMGRFIGLRGPGLFFVIPVIDKVYSYVDQRVRVTDFMAEATLTRDTVPVNVDAVVYWTVWDAEKASLEVQKYAQAVSFIAATGLRDIIGKHDLAGLLQHREEIAEDLQKLLDDHTNPWGITCQTVGIKDIIIPSALADAMSKQAQAERERQARIVLGTAETEISEKFAQASSNYLDNPVALQLRGMNMLFEGLKEKGSLVIVPSSALDSMNLGAIGGLASLAKQYGEAKQKKSLLDGGDESTEQAEE, from the coding sequence ATGAATATCACAAGCAGTACGACCGAATCGAAACCGGTCAATTTCGTATCAGGGCTCGTATTCGTGTTGCTGATGGCCGCTAACGGCATCATCCATTATTTTGAACTTATCAGCATAGGCTGGTTTATCATTGGAACGATCATATCACTGGTGATCGCTTCGAGCATCAGGATCGCCAACCAATGGGAAAAGGGAGTCGTCCTGAGGATGGGCAGATTCATCGGCCTCAGGGGCCCCGGCCTGTTTTTCGTCATCCCTGTCATAGACAAGGTCTACAGCTACGTCGACCAGAGAGTCAGAGTGACCGATTTCATGGCTGAAGCGACCCTGACGAGGGACACAGTGCCCGTCAATGTCGACGCGGTAGTATACTGGACGGTCTGGGACGCGGAAAAAGCCTCTCTTGAAGTACAGAAATACGCTCAGGCGGTATCCTTCATCGCCGCTACCGGTCTCCGGGACATCATCGGCAAGCATGACCTTGCCGGTCTCCTGCAGCATCGCGAAGAGATCGCCGAGGACCTGCAGAAGCTTCTCGACGATCACACGAACCCCTGGGGGATCACCTGCCAGACTGTCGGCATCAAGGATATCATCATACCATCGGCTCTCGCCGACGCGATGAGCAAGCAGGCGCAGGCGGAACGTGAACGGCAGGCGAGAATAGTCCTCGGGACTGCCGAGACGGAGATATCTGAAAAATTCGCCCAGGCAAGCAGCAACTATCTCGATAACCCCGTCGCCCTTCAGCTCAGGGGGATGAATATGCTTTTCGAGGGACTGAAGGAAAAAGGTTCCCTCGTCATAGTACCTTCATCGGCGCTCGATTCGATGAATCTCGGAGCGATAGGCGGGTTGGCATCGCTGGCGAAACAGTACGGCGAGGCAAAGCAGAAGAAGAGCCTCCTTGACGGCGGGGATGAATCGACAGAGCAGGCTGAAGAGTAA
- a CDS encoding heme NO-binding domain-containing protein encodes MKGIILACMNEMIESQHGSECWEKIIADAGYDRRLSYLATENIDAQKVLTTIKSISRILGISINKVFDAFGEYWSTEFAPRIYSAYYKSHASAKDFIVALDSIHEDTTDRLSDSHPPRFDYDWKDDRTLRLRYKSSRNLIDLAISLLRGIGKHYGETLLIRKLDEDNLEIIFKN; translated from the coding sequence ATGAAAGGTATTATACTCGCCTGCATGAACGAGATGATAGAAAGTCAACATGGAAGTGAATGCTGGGAAAAGATAATCGCCGATGCCGGGTACGACAGGAGATTAAGTTATCTCGCCACGGAAAATATAGATGCCCAGAAAGTACTCACAACGATCAAATCGATATCGAGGATCCTTGGAATATCCATTAATAAGGTGTTCGACGCCTTTGGGGAATACTGGTCGACAGAATTCGCCCCCAGGATCTATTCGGCGTATTACAAAAGCCACGCTTCAGCTAAGGATTTCATTGTGGCCCTTGATTCTATTCATGAAGACACTACGGACCGGCTATCTGATTCTCATCCTCCAAGATTTGATTATGACTGGAAAGACGACAGGACTCTCAGACTTCGATATAAATCATCACGAAATCTTATCGATCTGGCAATAAGCCTTCTTCGCGGAATCGGTAAGCACTACGGCGAGACGCTGCTGATCAGAAAGCTCGATGAAGACAATCTCGAAATAATATTCAAGAATTGA
- a CDS encoding glutamine--tRNA ligase/YqeY domain fusion protein, with protein MIIEADRESGKNSGRVHTRFPPEPNGYLHIGHAKSICLNFGIAAQYGGLCNLRFDDTNPSKEDVEYVDSIMEDVRWLGFDWQDRLFYASDYFEQLYSFALQLIESGKAYVCDLSAEEIREHRGTLTRPGVESPYRGRPVEENLDLFKRMRAGEFEDGSRTLRARIDMSSGNINMRDPVIYRIQRSSHHRTGNNWCIYPMYDFAHCCSDSLEGITHSICTLEFEDHRPLYDWYLEQLGIFHSRQIEFARLNLTYTVMSKRKLLQLVEKGFVSGWNDPLMPTISGLRRRGYTAASIRMFCDMIGVAKRDSTVSIDLLNHCLREDLNRKAPRVMAVLRPLKVIIDNYPEGKTEQVEAVNNPEDESMGTRKLTFSKEIYIEKDDFMEDPPGKFFRLAPGREVRLKHAYFIKCENVIRDEKTGEITEVHCSYDPETASGEAPDGRKVKGTLHWVSAEDGVKATARLYQHLFRSEDPGSAEDFFSDINPDALEELTGCFVEPMLARSGPGDHFQFLRNGYFCTDSGPAGQIPVFNRTVGLRDSWAKIQRKK; from the coding sequence ATGATAATCGAGGCGGACAGGGAAAGCGGGAAAAACAGCGGCAGGGTCCATACGCGCTTCCCGCCTGAACCGAACGGTTATCTGCATATAGGGCACGCCAAATCGATATGCCTGAACTTCGGAATAGCGGCGCAGTATGGCGGCCTGTGCAACCTGAGGTTTGACGACACCAACCCCAGCAAGGAAGACGTCGAATATGTCGATTCGATAATGGAAGATGTCAGGTGGCTCGGATTCGACTGGCAGGACAGGTTGTTTTACGCGTCGGACTATTTCGAGCAGTTATACTCCTTCGCGCTCCAGTTGATCGAATCGGGAAAGGCGTATGTCTGTGACCTTTCTGCCGAAGAGATCAGGGAGCATCGGGGCACTTTGACGCGGCCGGGCGTCGAAAGCCCTTATCGAGGAAGACCAGTCGAAGAAAACCTCGATCTTTTCAAGCGGATGAGAGCCGGTGAATTCGAGGATGGATCCAGGACTCTGAGAGCCAGGATCGATATGTCCTCAGGCAATATCAATATGCGCGATCCGGTGATCTACAGGATACAGAGAAGTTCCCACCACAGAACAGGCAACAACTGGTGCATCTATCCGATGTATGATTTCGCGCACTGCTGCTCCGATTCTCTAGAAGGAATAACACACTCGATCTGCACTCTTGAGTTCGAGGACCACCGGCCACTCTATGACTGGTACCTCGAACAGCTTGGTATCTTTCATTCCCGTCAGATCGAATTCGCCAGACTGAATCTTACGTATACCGTGATGAGCAAAAGAAAACTCCTTCAGCTCGTCGAAAAAGGATTCGTAAGCGGATGGAACGATCCTCTTATGCCTACGATCTCGGGGCTCAGAAGACGTGGATATACCGCGGCTTCGATAAGGATGTTCTGCGATATGATCGGAGTGGCCAAGAGAGACAGCACCGTATCGATCGACCTGCTGAACCATTGCCTTAGAGAGGACCTCAACAGGAAAGCTCCGCGCGTAATGGCCGTGCTTCGCCCCCTGAAAGTGATAATAGATAACTATCCCGAAGGAAAAACCGAGCAGGTCGAAGCGGTGAACAATCCGGAAGACGAATCGATGGGAACAAGAAAGCTTACCTTTTCAAAGGAAATATATATCGAAAAGGACGATTTTATGGAAGACCCTCCTGGAAAGTTCTTTCGCCTGGCCCCCGGCCGGGAAGTCAGGCTCAAACACGCCTATTTCATAAAGTGTGAAAATGTGATCAGGGATGAGAAGACGGGAGAGATCACCGAAGTCCACTGCAGCTACGATCCGGAAACCGCCAGCGGGGAAGCTCCCGACGGCAGGAAGGTCAAGGGAACGCTTCACTGGGTCAGCGCTGAAGACGGGGTCAAAGCGACGGCAAGGCTGTATCAGCATCTTTTCAGATCTGAAGATCCCGGATCGGCCGAAGATTTCTTCTCTGATATCAATCCGGACGCGCTGGAAGAGCTGACAGGTTGCTTCGTCGAACCTATGCTGGCGAGATCCGGACCAGGAGATCATTTCCAGTTTTTAAGGAATGGCTATTTCTGCACAGACTCCGGCCCGGCCGGGCAGATCCCCGTATTCAACAGGACTGTCGGCCTGAGGGACAGCTGGGCAAAAATACAGAGAAAGAAATGA